In a single window of the Sediminicoccus sp. KRV36 genome:
- a CDS encoding cell wall hydrolase, producing MSTAPHPARLPAHAAAEELLARILYAEAGARPVRAIEALACLALNRARAVLACAEARTRFAGDAAPETLARALIAVLRAPFQFPVRHASHARHALFSAPIEGDPALAVCRRIAGRAMLGALPDPTGNALLWHDALHLPGWALGRVPSAELGGLSFYRLEG from the coding sequence GTGAGCACCGCCCCTCATCCCGCCCGCCTTCCCGCCCACGCCGCCGCCGAGGAGCTGCTGGCCCGTATTCTCTATGCCGAGGCCGGCGCGCGGCCGGTCCGCGCCATCGAGGCGCTGGCCTGCCTGGCGCTCAACCGCGCCCGGGCCGTGCTGGCCTGCGCCGAGGCGCGCACGCGCTTCGCCGGCGATGCAGCGCCCGAGACGCTGGCACGCGCGCTGATCGCCGTCCTCCGCGCGCCGTTTCAGTTCCCGGTGCGCCACGCAAGCCACGCGCGCCACGCGCTGTTCAGCGCGCCGATCGAGGGCGATCCGGCCCTGGCCGTCTGCCGCCGCATCGCGGGGCGCGCCATGCTGGGCGCTCTGCCCGACCCGACCGGGAATGCGCTGCTCTGGCATGACGCGCTGCATCTGCCCGGCTGGGCGCTGGGCCGCGTGCCCTCCGCCGAATTGGGCGGGCTCAGCTTCTACCGGCTGGAGGGGTGA
- the terL gene encoding phage terminase large subunit, with product MTQESPADLLEFVWVWNRQQRQGTPQVHRRILRWLAAEQPSHLAAQAPPEQALPDTRQPSRRMLLMAFRGCGKSTLIGLFCAWSLYRDPQTRILVVAADQSLAGKMVGHVRRIIERHPLCTRLIPEGDEAWAADRFTVQRPGALRDPSMLSQGLLGNITGARADIIICDDVEVAGNCDTPGKRAELRERLAETEFILTPRGLILYVGTPHTEESLYRPGDGFLHGYHRLEVPILDGAGQSAWPERFDATAIHALRERVGPLHFARQMMLQPVAMAAARLDPALLLRYTEEAEYREANGRAQLWLLGRRMASGGGFWDPAYGRAEGRGDGSVLAATYSDGEGRHFLHRLAWITQRPDAPEDPATQQCRQVAELARALILPVVRVETNGIGRFLPALLKREMARAGAACAVVEHSNRRPKVERILSAFDPLLAARRLHAHESVFRTAFPREMAEWRPDARGARDDGLDAVAGCILTEPLRLPALPPRAAAPSWRGG from the coding sequence ATGACACAGGAGAGTCCGGCTGATCTTCTCGAATTCGTATGGGTCTGGAACCGGCAGCAGCGGCAGGGAACACCGCAGGTGCATCGCCGCATCCTGCGCTGGCTCGCCGCCGAGCAGCCATCGCACCTCGCGGCGCAGGCCCCTCCGGAGCAAGCGTTGCCGGATACGCGGCAACCCTCGCGCCGCATGCTTCTCATGGCATTTCGCGGCTGCGGCAAGTCCACGCTGATCGGGCTGTTCTGCGCCTGGTCGCTCTACCGGGACCCGCAGACCCGAATCCTCGTGGTGGCGGCGGATCAGAGCCTGGCGGGCAAGATGGTGGGGCATGTGCGCCGCATCATCGAACGCCACCCGCTCTGCACGCGGCTGATCCCCGAGGGCGACGAGGCCTGGGCGGCGGATCGCTTCACCGTCCAGCGCCCCGGCGCGCTGCGTGATCCCTCGATGCTTAGCCAGGGCTTGCTCGGCAACATCACCGGCGCGCGGGCCGACATCATCATCTGCGACGATGTGGAAGTCGCAGGCAATTGCGACACGCCCGGCAAGCGCGCCGAATTGCGCGAGCGCCTGGCGGAGACGGAGTTCATCCTCACACCGCGCGGGCTGATCCTCTATGTCGGCACACCGCATACGGAGGAGAGCCTGTACCGCCCGGGCGATGGCTTCCTGCACGGCTATCATCGCCTGGAGGTGCCGATCCTGGACGGGGCGGGCCAGAGCGCCTGGCCCGAACGCTTCGACGCAACGGCGATCCACGCCCTGCGCGAGCGCGTGGGGCCCCTGCATTTCGCGCGGCAGATGATGCTGCAGCCCGTGGCCATGGCGGCCGCGCGGCTCGATCCCGCGCTGCTGCTCCGCTACACCGAGGAGGCCGAGTATCGGGAGGCGAATGGCCGCGCGCAACTCTGGCTGCTCGGGCGGCGCATGGCCTCGGGCGGCGGCTTCTGGGACCCCGCCTATGGGCGGGCGGAGGGGCGTGGCGATGGCTCCGTGCTGGCCGCCACCTATTCGGATGGCGAGGGGCGGCACTTCCTGCACCGCCTGGCCTGGATCACCCAGCGCCCTGATGCGCCGGAGGACCCCGCCACGCAGCAATGCCGCCAGGTGGCGGAACTCGCGCGCGCGTTGATCCTGCCGGTGGTGCGCGTCGAGACCAATGGAATCGGCCGCTTCCTGCCGGCGCTGCTGAAGCGCGAGATGGCGCGGGCGGGGGCGGCCTGCGCCGTGGTGGAGCACAGCAACCGCCGTCCCAAGGTGGAGCGCATCCTCTCCGCCTTCGACCCGCTTCTCGCCGCACGCCGGCTGCACGCGCATGAAAGCGTGTTCCGCACCGCCTTCCCGCGCGAAATGGCGGAATGGCGGCCGGATGCGCGGGGCGCGCGCGATGATGGGCTGGATGCGGTGGCGGGGTGCATCCTGACGGAGCCGCTAAGGCTGCCGGCGCTGCCGCCCCGGGCCGCCGCGCCGAGTTGGCGCGGCGGATAA
- a CDS encoding DUF952 domain-containing protein encodes MESFIYTLIREADWRAAEAAGAYHGSSDDRRDGFLHFSTASQLRASAAKHRAGVADLWMIEAEASALGHALKWEPAAGGSRPGLFPHLYAPLPLAAIRRAIPVTLDAAGAHLFPPEIP; translated from the coding sequence ATGGAATCCTTCATCTACACCCTGATCCGCGAGGCCGATTGGCGCGCCGCCGAAGCCGCTGGCGCCTATCATGGCAGCAGTGATGACCGGCGGGACGGGTTCCTGCATTTCTCGACCGCATCGCAGCTGCGCGCCAGTGCCGCCAAGCATCGCGCCGGTGTAGCCGATCTATGGATGATCGAGGCCGAGGCCAGCGCACTGGGGCATGCGTTGAAATGGGAACCTGCCGCGGGCGGCAGCCGGCCCGGGCTGTTTCCGCATCTCTACGCCCCCTTGCCGCTGGCCGCGATCCGGCGCGCCATCCCCGTGACGCTGGACGCGGCGGGGGCTCATCTCTTTCCGCCGGAGATCCCATGA
- a CDS encoding DMT family transporter, which translates to MRGPLLLMAGIGLFGLLDANSKLLAGDFSAAQAIFLRHAVLLGLLLALRGSFGWPGGPFRTAHPLLHGLRACSMLTAGLTFYVAVRYLSLADAYLIFFTAPFMTLLLARIFLKERVPRAAWLWSGVGFGGVMIALAPQLGEGGSLIGFACALLGTVAYAVNITLNRGLRAEPGIARLVLWPSLFGVLATGPFAAWYWAAPSALEWVQLLVNGLLAGGATILLALALRHGTPARLAPFEFIALPLSVTLDLLVFGNRPGLEVILGGAVVVLACVMSERAVSRAHHGISGGKR; encoded by the coding sequence GTGCGCGGCCCGCTCCTGCTCATGGCAGGCATCGGCCTGTTCGGGCTGCTCGATGCGAACAGCAAGCTGCTCGCCGGGGATTTCTCGGCCGCGCAGGCAATTTTCCTGCGCCATGCGGTATTGCTGGGGCTGCTGCTGGCGCTGCGCGGCAGCTTCGGCTGGCCGGGCGGGCCGTTCCGTACGGCACATCCGCTGCTGCATGGGCTGCGCGCCTGCTCGATGCTGACGGCGGGGCTCACCTTCTATGTGGCGGTGCGTTACCTCAGCCTGGCAGATGCCTATCTGATCTTTTTCACCGCCCCCTTCATGACGCTGCTGCTGGCGCGGATCTTCCTGAAGGAGCGTGTGCCCCGCGCCGCCTGGCTGTGGTCTGGCGTCGGCTTTGGCGGCGTGATGATCGCCCTGGCCCCGCAGCTGGGCGAGGGCGGCAGCCTGATCGGCTTTGCCTGCGCGCTGCTGGGCACCGTGGCCTATGCAGTGAACATCACGCTCAATCGCGGCCTCCGGGCCGAGCCGGGGATCGCGCGGCTGGTGCTCTGGCCCTCGCTGTTCGGCGTGCTGGCGACGGGGCCCTTCGCCGCCTGGTACTGGGCCGCGCCGAGTGCGCTTGAATGGGTGCAATTGCTGGTGAATGGGCTGCTGGCGGGCGGCGCCACCATCCTGCTCGCCCTGGCCTTGCGGCATGGCACGCCGGCGCGCCTCGCCCCCTTCGAATTCATCGCGCTGCCGCTCTCGGTCACGCTGGACCTGCTGGTGTTCGGCAATCGCCCGGGGCTGGAGGTGATCCTGGGCGGCGCCGTCGTGGTGCTGGCCTGCGTGATGAGCGAGCGCGCCGTCTCACGCGCGCATCATGGGATCTCCGGCGGAAAGAGATGA
- a CDS encoding TIGR01459 family HAD-type hydrolase: MTIQIFENLAPLADRYDGYVLDLWGVVHDGRQPYPGVLDCLTELKARGKRVVFLTNAPRRGWFIQTMLDGMGIERDLYAGIMSSGEVSWLWLKERQLPWFAKLGPRAYHIGPERDLSVVEDGAAELVKRPEDAHFLLNTGPDPERKSKSVEPYRDELRACFEAGLPMLCVNPDRAVMVAGDRLICAGALADIYLEWGGDVFEAGKPDAAVYGPVMDLLGMADKSRVLAIGDTPHTDLAGARNAGIDSLWALTGLTADAHGQDPSPGLLAHVLAEEGEAPIAALRSLRW, encoded by the coding sequence ATGACGATCCAGATCTTCGAAAATCTCGCCCCCCTGGCCGACCGCTATGACGGATATGTGCTGGACCTCTGGGGCGTGGTGCATGATGGCCGCCAGCCCTATCCCGGCGTGCTGGATTGCCTGACGGAGCTGAAGGCGCGCGGCAAGCGCGTGGTCTTCCTGACCAATGCGCCCCGCCGCGGCTGGTTCATCCAGACCATGCTGGATGGCATGGGCATCGAGCGTGATCTCTATGCCGGCATCATGTCCTCGGGCGAGGTGTCCTGGCTGTGGCTGAAGGAGCGGCAGCTGCCCTGGTTCGCGAAGCTTGGGCCCCGCGCCTATCACATCGGCCCGGAGCGGGATCTCTCCGTGGTGGAAGACGGCGCCGCAGAACTGGTGAAGCGGCCCGAGGATGCGCATTTCCTGCTCAACACCGGCCCCGACCCCGAGCGCAAATCCAAATCCGTCGAGCCCTATCGCGATGAGCTGCGCGCCTGCTTCGAAGCCGGCCTGCCCATGCTCTGCGTCAACCCCGACCGTGCCGTGATGGTGGCAGGGGACCGGCTGATCTGCGCCGGCGCGCTGGCGGACATCTATCTGGAATGGGGCGGCGATGTCTTCGAGGCCGGCAAGCCCGATGCTGCCGTCTATGGCCCGGTCATGGATCTGCTGGGCATGGCCGACAAAAGCCGCGTGCTGGCCATTGGCGATACCCCGCACACCGATCTCGCGGGCGCGCGCAATGCCGGCATTGACAGCCTATGGGCGCTGACGGGCCTGACGGCGGATGCGCATGGCCAGGACCCGTCGCCAGGCCTGCTGGCGCATGTGCTGGCCGAGGAGGGCGAGGCCCCCATCGCCGCCCTGCGCAGCCTGCGCTGGTAG
- a CDS encoding glycosyl hydrolase family 28-related protein — translation MSEHIRIGDIAPRVHYVADGVQTAFTYPFPIFEPGDIEVLGNNAPANYGFTIEGAGQSGGGTIRYAAPPPAGTRLTILRRLTVERVTDFQSNGVLRAMTLNDELDRQVAALQEVRDDVQGAIRLDDSEAPGGMVLPLREARAEKLLGFDAVGDVMTYDRSGTIAAAFPGSVPRSVEDKLAENLTARDFGTVGDGVTDDGPALQAAMNAAGSASKHLVIGEGTFRTSMPLLLPGGAVGLTMRGSILYAGPAGQAALTMGDGGAVRNAAKLYQGLRVIRATQSDWQDFGDIGIVMRNLDSSNVEIRQVEGFTIGIQTLGVERGFEDSNIFLGRIVNNQIGLDIHTQTAAAWNTSVRYHGGHFAIASALHPTLSRYGIRFSAEPGAYVAHNRHVFFGPAFELQARDRPAIFGVPFLCEVSSRAVIAYGMRMEGCSPHPARHTGNAQDHVYEVAWASQAYLLEVSYDTSSARVGSVVRGLHQAAAHREFTRQIGSVPNLRAAAFRWNASQTGFDQLACLSTNVSGSPSTLADFAFPGLEDYALSNRGVVLTGGRGLGFVVDSTRAREFALAVDADNPRLIVQCFDAAMNLLGNGSGQLVRASGMSMLWNSDARWWQGSADMTDADLTRLQVVRLEPGVAFAIIGVARIGVDYEVRAMRLFSDPAVSPPLLYGLPDLRHGARELRAEAAWDPPSIAAGGTTQINVALNGARPGDFVQAAFTLSTSGIVFLAQIGAQDVVTVTAWNRSGAAVDLGAGTVRVRLVKS, via the coding sequence ATGTCCGAGCACATCCGCATCGGCGATATCGCGCCGCGCGTGCACTACGTCGCCGACGGCGTGCAGACCGCCTTCACCTACCCGTTTCCCATCTTCGAGCCCGGAGATATCGAGGTGCTGGGCAACAATGCCCCAGCCAATTACGGCTTCACCATCGAAGGCGCCGGACAGTCGGGCGGCGGCACCATCCGCTACGCGGCACCGCCCCCCGCCGGCACGCGGCTGACCATCCTGCGCCGCCTGACGGTCGAGCGCGTGACGGATTTTCAGTCCAACGGCGTGCTCCGCGCCATGACGCTGAATGACGAGCTGGACCGCCAGGTGGCCGCCCTGCAGGAGGTGCGCGACGACGTCCAGGGTGCGATCCGGCTAGATGATTCGGAAGCCCCGGGCGGCATGGTCCTGCCCCTGCGGGAAGCGCGCGCGGAAAAGCTGCTCGGCTTCGATGCGGTGGGCGACGTCATGACCTATGACCGCAGCGGCACCATCGCCGCCGCCTTCCCAGGCAGCGTGCCGCGCAGCGTCGAGGACAAGCTGGCGGAAAATCTGACCGCGCGGGATTTCGGCACGGTGGGCGATGGCGTCACGGATGACGGCCCAGCCCTGCAGGCCGCGATGAACGCGGCGGGTTCGGCGAGCAAGCATCTGGTGATCGGTGAGGGTACCTTCCGCACCAGCATGCCCTTGCTGCTGCCCGGCGGCGCCGTCGGGCTGACCATGCGTGGCAGCATCCTCTACGCCGGCCCGGCCGGACAGGCCGCGCTGACCATGGGCGATGGCGGCGCGGTGCGCAACGCGGCCAAGCTCTACCAGGGGCTGCGCGTGATCCGCGCGACGCAGAGCGACTGGCAGGATTTCGGCGATATCGGCATCGTCATGCGCAACCTCGATTCCAGCAATGTCGAGATCCGCCAGGTCGAGGGCTTCACCATCGGCATCCAGACGCTGGGGGTGGAGCGCGGCTTCGAGGACAGCAACATCTTCCTCGGCCGCATCGTGAACAACCAGATCGGCCTCGATATCCACACCCAGACGGCGGCCGCGTGGAACACCTCGGTGCGCTATCACGGCGGGCATTTCGCCATTGCAAGCGCGCTGCATCCGACACTGAGCCGCTACGGCATCCGCTTCTCGGCCGAGCCTGGCGCCTATGTCGCGCATAACCGCCACGTCTTCTTCGGCCCCGCCTTCGAGCTGCAGGCGCGCGACCGCCCGGCGATTTTCGGCGTCCCCTTCCTGTGCGAGGTGAGCAGCCGCGCCGTCATCGCGTATGGGATGCGCATGGAGGGGTGCTCGCCCCATCCCGCGCGGCATACCGGCAATGCGCAGGACCATGTCTATGAGGTGGCCTGGGCGAGCCAGGCCTATCTGCTGGAGGTCTCCTACGACACCAGCTCGGCCCGCGTGGGTTCCGTGGTGCGCGGCCTGCACCAGGCGGCCGCGCATCGTGAATTCACGCGGCAGATCGGCAGCGTGCCCAATCTGCGCGCGGCGGCCTTCCGCTGGAATGCCTCGCAGACCGGCTTTGACCAACTCGCCTGCCTGTCCACCAATGTGAGCGGCAGCCCGAGCACGCTGGCGGATTTCGCCTTCCCCGGGCTGGAGGACTACGCGCTGAGCAACCGCGGCGTGGTGCTCACGGGTGGGCGCGGCCTCGGCTTCGTCGTGGATTCCACGCGGGCGCGCGAATTTGCTCTGGCGGTGGATGCCGACAACCCGCGGCTCATCGTGCAATGCTTCGATGCGGCGATGAACCTGCTCGGCAATGGCTCGGGCCAGCTCGTTCGCGCATCCGGCATGTCCATGCTGTGGAACAGCGACGCGCGCTGGTGGCAGGGCTCGGCCGACATGACGGATGCCGATCTCACGCGCCTGCAGGTGGTCCGGCTGGAGCCGGGCGTCGCCTTCGCCATCATCGGCGTGGCGCGCATCGGCGTGGATTACGAGGTGCGGGCGATGCGCCTGTTCAGCGACCCCGCCGTCTCACCACCGCTGCTCTATGGCCTGCCCGATCTGCGCCATGGCGCGCGCGAATTGCGCGCCGAAGCGGCCTGGGATCCGCCTTCCATCGCGGCCGGCGGCACCACACAGATCAATGTGGCGCTGAATGGCGCACGGCCTGGTGATTTCGTGCAGGCGGCCTTCACGCTCTCCACCTCGGGCATCGTCTTCCTGGCGCAGATCGGCGCGCAGGATGTCGTGACCGTCACCGCATGGAATCGCAGCGGTGCCGCGGTGGATCTGGGGGCGGGCACGGTCCGGGTGCGGCTGGTGAAATCATGA
- a CDS encoding malonic semialdehyde reductase, translating to MAEAPMLQALDAAALDQIFREARTQNKWQDKPVAEETLRTLYDLLKWGPTSANSSPARFAFITSDAGKAKLKEALSPGNIEKTMTAPVTVIVAHDPKFYDQLPKLFPHADARSWFAGNWSLADTTAMRNGTLQGAYLMIAARALGLDIGAMSGFDNMKVDDLFFADTGWKSNFLVNLGHGDPEGVFARSPRLDFDEACRIL from the coding sequence ATGGCCGAGGCCCCCATGCTTCAGGCGCTGGACGCCGCCGCCCTGGACCAGATTTTCCGGGAGGCGCGGACCCAGAACAAGTGGCAGGACAAGCCGGTGGCAGAGGAAACTCTCCGCACCCTGTATGACCTGCTGAAATGGGGCCCGACCAGCGCCAACTCCTCCCCCGCGCGCTTCGCCTTCATCACCTCGGATGCGGGGAAGGCGAAGCTCAAGGAGGCCCTTTCGCCCGGCAATATCGAGAAGACGATGACCGCGCCGGTCACCGTCATCGTGGCGCATGACCCGAAATTCTATGACCAGCTGCCCAAGCTGTTTCCGCATGCCGATGCGCGCAGCTGGTTCGCCGGCAATTGGTCGCTGGCGGATACCACGGCGATGCGCAACGGCACCTTGCAGGGCGCCTACCTGATGATCGCCGCCCGCGCCCTGGGGCTGGATATCGGCGCCATGAGCGGCTTCGACAACATGAAGGTGGATGACCTGTTCTTCGCCGATACCGGCTGGAAATCCAACTTCCTGGTCAATCTTGGCCATGGCGATCCGGAAGGCGTCTTCGCGCGCAGCCCGCGCCTCGACTTCGACGAGGCCTGCCGGATCCTCTGA
- a CDS encoding NifU family protein: protein MFIETESTPNPATLKFLPGRDVMGQDGTADFVVGDDAKRSPLATRLLALEGVARVFFGADFITVTKFDMTEWQALRPQVLGAVMEHFLAELPVIEGAGEDAAEDFDPADAEAVAQIKELLDSRVRPAVAGDGGDIVFRGFRDGIVKLKMQGACSGCPSSRATLKHGVENMLRHYVPEVQGVEQVEA, encoded by the coding sequence ATGTTCATCGAAACCGAAAGCACACCGAACCCCGCCACGCTGAAATTTCTCCCCGGGCGCGATGTCATGGGCCAGGATGGCACGGCTGATTTCGTGGTGGGGGATGATGCCAAGCGTTCGCCGCTGGCCACGCGGCTGCTGGCCCTTGAAGGTGTGGCACGGGTGTTCTTCGGCGCCGATTTCATCACGGTCACGAAGTTCGACATGACGGAATGGCAGGCGCTGCGCCCGCAGGTGCTGGGCGCCGTGATGGAGCATTTCCTGGCCGAATTGCCGGTCATCGAAGGCGCTGGCGAGGATGCGGCCGAGGATTTCGACCCCGCCGATGCCGAGGCCGTGGCCCAGATCAAGGAATTGCTCGACAGCCGGGTGCGTCCGGCCGTGGCGGGCGATGGCGGGGATATCGTCTTCCGCGGCTTCCGCGACGGCATCGTGAAGCTGAAGATGCAGGGTGCCTGCTCGGGCTGCCCCTCCTCGCGCGCCACCCTCAAGCATGGTGTCGAGAACATGCTGCGCCACTATGTGCCCGAGGTTCAGGGCGTCGAGCAGGTCGAGGCCTGA
- a CDS encoding quinone-dependent dihydroorotate dehydrogenase, with the protein MTPSLASALMPLMRGLDAETAHGLALRGLALGLAGRDGAADAPRLATRVLGLEFRNPIGLAAGFDKDAVAVLPLLRLGFGFVEAGTVTPRPQAGNPRPRLFRLTEDAAVINRMGFNNAGLDAYLARLQGLARPLPGVLGANVGVNKEGADPERDYPALCRAVAPHADYVTINISSPNTPGLRDLQGEERLASILDAVAPRALGKPVLVKLAPDLAEDALAPIIEVCVANGVAGLIISNTTIARPDTLVSPNRTEAGGLSGAPLFARSTEMLARAHRLAGGRLALIGAGGVSSGAQAYAKIRAGAGLVQLYSGFAYGGPALIGRIKRELSDLLARDGFAHVADAVGADA; encoded by the coding sequence ATGACCCCTTCCCTCGCCTCCGCCCTGATGCCCCTGATGCGCGGGCTTGACGCTGAAACCGCGCATGGCCTGGCCTTGCGGGGCCTCGCCCTTGGCCTCGCCGGGCGCGACGGCGCGGCTGATGCGCCCCGCCTCGCCACCCGCGTGCTGGGGCTGGAATTCCGCAATCCCATCGGCCTCGCTGCCGGCTTCGACAAGGATGCGGTGGCGGTCCTGCCGCTGCTGCGCCTGGGCTTCGGCTTCGTCGAGGCCGGCACCGTCACGCCGCGTCCCCAGGCCGGCAATCCACGCCCGCGCCTGTTTCGCCTGACGGAGGATGCGGCCGTCATCAACCGCATGGGCTTCAACAATGCGGGGCTGGATGCCTATCTGGCGCGCCTCCAAGGCCTGGCGCGGCCGTTGCCCGGCGTGCTGGGCGCCAATGTCGGCGTGAACAAGGAAGGTGCCGACCCCGAGCGTGACTACCCCGCCCTGTGCCGCGCCGTGGCGCCGCATGCGGATTACGTCACGATCAACATCTCCTCCCCCAACACGCCCGGACTGCGGGATTTGCAGGGCGAGGAGCGCCTCGCTTCCATCCTCGATGCGGTGGCACCGCGCGCCCTGGGCAAACCCGTGCTGGTGAAGCTGGCGCCCGACCTGGCCGAGGATGCGCTGGCGCCGATCATCGAGGTCTGCGTGGCGAATGGCGTGGCCGGGCTGATCATCAGCAACACCACCATCGCCCGGCCGGACACGCTGGTTTCCCCCAACCGGACCGAAGCCGGCGGCCTCTCCGGCGCGCCGCTCTTCGCGCGCTCAACGGAGATGCTGGCCCGGGCCCATCGCCTGGCCGGCGGCCGCCTGGCACTCATCGGTGCGGGCGGCGTTTCCAGCGGCGCCCAGGCCTATGCCAAGATCCGCGCGGGGGCCGGCCTCGTGCAGCTCTACAGCGGCTTCGCCTATGGCGGGCCAGCGCTGATCGGCCGCATCAAGCGTGAACTCTCGGATTTGCTGGCCCGCGATGGTTTCGCCCATGTCGCCGATGCGGTAGGTGCGGACGCATGA
- a CDS encoding phage capsid protein, which yields MSGSIDQAFVTQFQAEVHEAYQRQGSKLRPAIRSKSNVKGASTIFQRVGRGTATSKARNNVVPVMNLEYSAVSCFLQDHYAGDWIDKLDELKTNADEIGVLASAGAHALGRKTDELIITALDLATREAVGTQSGQTDNDGMTRAKVLLAFEMLGAMDVPDDGNRYAVVGWKQWSELLTLPEFSTADYVGDSALPWKGMQAKQWLGATWIPHTGLTKTGTIRSCYFFHKTAIGHAAASEIVTDVTWHGDRAAHFVNSMMSQGACLIDDAGVVRMRCKE from the coding sequence ATGTCCGGTTCCATCGACCAGGCCTTCGTGACGCAGTTCCAGGCCGAAGTGCATGAGGCGTATCAGCGCCAGGGCAGCAAGCTGCGCCCCGCCATCCGCAGCAAGTCCAACGTGAAGGGTGCGAGCACCATCTTCCAGCGCGTCGGCCGCGGCACCGCCACCTCCAAGGCGCGCAACAACGTGGTTCCCGTGATGAACCTCGAATACTCCGCCGTCTCCTGCTTCCTGCAGGACCATTACGCGGGGGACTGGATCGACAAGCTCGATGAGCTGAAGACCAACGCGGATGAGATCGGCGTCCTCGCCTCGGCCGGCGCCCATGCGCTGGGCCGCAAGACGGATGAGCTGATCATCACGGCGCTGGACCTCGCCACGCGTGAGGCCGTGGGCACCCAATCCGGCCAGACCGACAATGACGGCATGACCCGCGCCAAGGTGCTGCTCGCCTTCGAGATGCTGGGGGCGATGGATGTGCCCGATGACGGCAATCGCTATGCCGTGGTGGGCTGGAAGCAGTGGAGCGAATTGCTGACGCTGCCCGAGTTCTCCACCGCCGATTATGTGGGCGACAGCGCCCTGCCCTGGAAGGGCATGCAGGCCAAGCAATGGCTCGGCGCCACCTGGATCCCGCATACCGGTCTGACCAAGACCGGGACGATCCGCTCCTGCTATTTCTTCCACAAGACCGCCATCGGCCATGCCGCGGCGTCCGAGATCGTCACCGACGTCACCTGGCATGGCGATCGCGCCGCGCATTTCGTGAACAGCATGATGAGCCAGGGCGCCTGCCTGATTGACGATGCCGGCGTCGTGCGGATGCGCTGCAAGGAATAG
- a CDS encoding glutathione S-transferase has product MFTLYYTPHTCSLASHIALEDAGAAYALKRIDFDTEEQKSADYVAINPKARVPIMATPRGLLSETPAMLAFIAQSFPEAKLAPLDDAFAFAEMQSFNSYLCSTLHVAHAHRMRGHRWADEPASFADMQRKVPQSVGAAFELIDRLLLKGPWVMGEAYTVADPYLFTLAQWLEADGVDPARIPRVIEHRARMAALPNVRKAIAEELAP; this is encoded by the coding sequence ATGTTCACGCTCTACTACACCCCGCACACCTGCTCCCTCGCCTCGCATATCGCGCTGGAGGATGCCGGCGCGGCCTATGCGCTGAAGCGGATCGACTTTGACACGGAGGAGCAGAAGTCGGCGGATTACGTCGCGATCAACCCCAAGGCACGGGTGCCGATCATGGCCACGCCGCGCGGCCTGCTGAGTGAGACACCGGCCATGCTCGCCTTTATCGCCCAGAGCTTTCCTGAGGCGAAGCTCGCACCGCTTGACGATGCCTTCGCCTTTGCTGAGATGCAGTCCTTCAACAGTTATCTCTGTTCGACGCTGCACGTTGCCCACGCGCACCGCATGCGCGGCCATCGCTGGGCCGATGAGCCCGCCTCCTTCGCCGACATGCAGCGCAAGGTGCCGCAATCCGTCGGCGCCGCCTTCGAGCTGATCGATCGCCTCCTGCTGAAAGGTCCCTGGGTGATGGGCGAGGCCTATACCGTCGCTGATCCTTACCTGTTCACACTGGCGCAATGGCTGGAGGCGGATGGCGTCGATCCCGCGCGCATCCCGCGCGTGATCGAACATCGCGCGCGGATGGCGGCGCTGCCGAATGTGCGAAAGGCCATCGCCGAAGAGCTCGCGCCTTAA